The Thermococcus thermotolerans genome contains a region encoding:
- a CDS encoding NAD+ synthase, translating to MRKLDYGAAINRITGFIHEKVEEAGVDGVVVGVSGGIDSATVAYLAVRALGRDKVLGLIMPYYENGDLEDAKLVCETLGIDYRVISIKPIVDEFERAVGGLDVKSRGNVMARTRMVLLYAHANAMNRLVLGTSNRSEVLTGYFTKWGDGASDYAPLINLYKTEVWEIAKLLGVPERIIKKKPTAGLWEGQTDEDELGISYRLLDEILWRMVDLGKEKAEIAEELKIPLERVEYVERLIKGSEHKRRLPVGPVF from the coding sequence ATGAGGAAGCTTGATTACGGTGCCGCCATCAATAGGATAACCGGGTTCATCCATGAGAAGGTTGAGGAGGCCGGTGTTGACGGTGTTGTCGTTGGGGTAAGCGGGGGCATAGACAGCGCTACAGTTGCATACCTCGCCGTAAGGGCACTTGGAAGAGATAAGGTTCTCGGCCTGATAATGCCGTACTACGAGAACGGCGACCTTGAGGATGCCAAGCTCGTCTGTGAAACCCTGGGAATTGATTACAGGGTGATCAGTATAAAACCCATTGTGGATGAGTTCGAGAGGGCAGTCGGTGGACTTGACGTTAAGAGCAGGGGTAACGTAATGGCCAGAACCCGGATGGTTCTGCTGTACGCTCACGCCAACGCTATGAACCGCCTCGTTCTTGGAACCAGCAACAGGAGCGAGGTTCTTACGGGGTACTTCACCAAGTGGGGTGACGGTGCCAGCGACTACGCTCCGCTCATAAACCTCTACAAGACGGAGGTCTGGGAGATAGCGAAACTACTTGGAGTTCCGGAGAGGATAATCAAAAAGAAGCCCACAGCCGGGCTGTGGGAGGGACAGACCGACGAGGACGAGCTTGGAATAAGCTACCGCCTCCTCGATGAGATTCTCTGGCGCATGGTTGACCTCGGAAAGGAAAAGGCTGAAATCGCAGAGGAGCTTAAAATACCTCTGGAGAGGGTTGAGTACGTCGAGAGACTGATAAAGGGCAGCGAGCACAAGAGGCGCCTTCCAGTCGGCCCGGTCTTCTGA
- a CDS encoding ABC transporter permease: MRWVDVKEGFKEFLEEFKREKTGIAGVILLVILVLVALTAPYTTIPDLPEKWRSSAYWEDNPKNVPPTWYNMFTSQKLVPQEVYYINDLKITHPSDTRTVIEADYNFPDRYILGPQGIIIRGLNVSVGDPMNAPVFDLYLLRPDGKKIPLLKNKPLSAGTISVGRDSTISANVYIWLVNVTEGREITMFEVPLQTILISDMVAPMFAKVEPGMNVTQIIENPEPLWGNYKLVLDINNPAPDKNKIILDNIKVTFLGRSYGTMGTDYLGRDLWAGIIWGSRVSLTIGVLVSVLSTVIGLVYGVTSAYLGGNADEFMMRINEIFASIPSLPILILIGATMGHITLMFIVLLLVIFGWMGIARISRSMALQIKEQTYIEAARALGAGNGRIIFKHILPQLLPYAFAVIALSVPGAVIAEASLSFLGIGDPTAVTWGQILNAAQNQAATTKGYWWWVLPPGLGIAVVGLTFVLIGTALDKILNPRLRRL, encoded by the coding sequence ATGAGATGGGTCGACGTCAAAGAAGGATTTAAGGAATTCCTTGAAGAATTCAAGAGGGAGAAGACCGGCATAGCCGGTGTTATTCTCCTTGTTATCCTTGTCCTTGTTGCACTTACTGCACCGTACACCACCATCCCGGATCTGCCAGAGAAGTGGAGAAGCTCCGCTTACTGGGAGGACAACCCCAAGAACGTTCCGCCGACCTGGTACAATATGTTCACCTCTCAGAAGCTTGTTCCTCAGGAAGTATACTACATCAACGACCTGAAGATAACTCACCCTTCGGATACTAGAACCGTAATTGAAGCTGATTACAACTTCCCCGACCGCTATATCCTGGGGCCGCAGGGCATAATTATACGTGGGCTGAACGTATCTGTTGGCGATCCAATGAATGCCCCAGTATTTGACCTGTACCTCTTGAGGCCGGATGGCAAGAAAATCCCCTTGCTCAAAAACAAGCCTCTGAGCGCAGGCACAATCTCCGTGGGTAGGGACAGTACGATATCGGCCAATGTCTACATATGGCTCGTCAACGTCACCGAGGGCAGGGAGATAACCATGTTTGAAGTTCCACTTCAGACGATACTCATCAGCGACATGGTTGCCCCAATGTTTGCCAAGGTTGAGCCCGGAATGAACGTGACCCAGATAATAGAAAACCCCGAGCCCCTTTGGGGTAACTACAAGCTTGTCCTCGACATAAACAACCCCGCACCCGACAAGAACAAGATTATACTTGATAACATAAAGGTGACCTTCCTCGGAAGGAGCTACGGAACCATGGGTACAGACTACCTCGGCAGGGACCTCTGGGCAGGTATCATCTGGGGTAGCAGAGTTTCGCTGACCATTGGTGTGCTCGTCTCCGTCCTAAGCACCGTCATCGGCCTTGTATACGGAGTCACCAGCGCATACCTCGGTGGAAACGCCGACGAGTTCATGATGCGTATCAACGAGATATTCGCCTCAATCCCGAGCCTGCCGATACTTATCCTCATTGGAGCCACAATGGGACACATAACACTAATGTTCATAGTGCTGCTGTTGGTCATCTTCGGATGGATGGGAATAGCAAGGATTTCGAGAAGTATGGCGCTCCAGATCAAGGAGCAGACGTACATAGAGGCGGCGAGGGCACTCGGTGCCGGCAACGGCAGGATAATCTTCAAGCACATACTGCCCCAGCTGCTTCCATATGCCTTCGCGGTCATAGCCCTCAGCGTTCCGGGTGCTGTTATAGCGGAGGCTTCGCTGAGCTTCCTTGGTATCGGTGACCCGACGGCCGTTACGTGGGGCCAGATACTCAACGCGGCCCAGAATCAGGCGGCAACGACCAAGGGCTACTGGTGGTGGGTTCTCCCGCCCGGGCTTGGAATCGCTGTCGTCGGCCTTACCTTCGTCCTCATCGGTACGGCCCTCGATAAGATACTCAACCCGAGGCTCAGGAGGCTGTGA
- a CDS encoding COG1361 family protein, which produces MRKAVVALILLTLVMALLPGSSAQFVTFTTNDEITLLRGDYSTGTIMLTNAGGFSFKIVSYQKFWVEDDNGNVVPGFNLTLTPTIFSDWTSRKTYSVSYNISCASNVSGGTYTLYLRFLAFTSDNSMYIVHATVPLHVIEKALDFGVADAYVKERPGSPYVLNGETIVVFSHVNNIGHSRVPVHATVSLSLGGKVYFLENRTLNMAPGDNLVRFEVPVGYELPEGTYRLEYVLKYDDGTYRYSREIPVKFGVKLVGASLQSDMVKLGEENRAYLTLLSERNVNLNLTVETYRNGTLVARAVEPTVIGGGTNVIEVSLPTNVSGELTSLIELTFDGRIIGESNVSYKVLAPPTIKDVTYEKVSDNEVVFKILIENPNSEPFEGQLSYRIVANGSVLYKDSLGSTIKPGINDISLKFQLPVGRAVGYEFTLSAMGETSVSKGELYLEPPAPPTTTTTTTTTTASNTTTTASAGTSAGLWVGILVVAFLLLVAGAFYYNTREGGKSRKRVRPRPKRRSPLGRFKRPKEPEFRENRELPKKK; this is translated from the coding sequence ATGCGGAAGGCAGTGGTTGCGTTGATCCTCCTAACTCTGGTCATGGCACTTCTCCCGGGCTCCTCCGCCCAGTTTGTCACTTTTACAACAAACGACGAAATTACCCTGCTTCGCGGGGACTACAGTACCGGGACGATAATGCTGACGAATGCCGGTGGCTTCAGTTTTAAAATCGTCAGCTATCAGAAATTCTGGGTGGAAGATGATAACGGCAACGTTGTCCCGGGATTTAATCTCACATTGACCCCGACTATTTTCAGTGATTGGACATCCCGGAAGACCTATTCGGTGTCATACAACATATCCTGTGCTTCCAATGTTTCAGGGGGGACGTACACGCTCTATCTGCGTTTCCTGGCGTTTACCTCTGATAACTCCATGTACATAGTCCACGCCACAGTGCCGCTCCACGTGATTGAGAAGGCTCTGGATTTTGGGGTGGCGGATGCCTATGTTAAGGAGCGTCCAGGTTCCCCTTATGTTCTCAACGGAGAGACTATAGTGGTGTTTTCCCATGTTAACAACATAGGGCACTCAAGAGTTCCCGTTCATGCTACCGTCTCTCTCTCCCTGGGGGGGAAGGTGTATTTCCTCGAAAACAGAACCCTCAACATGGCTCCCGGGGACAACTTAGTTCGCTTTGAAGTGCCTGTAGGGTATGAACTGCCCGAGGGCACGTACAGGCTGGAGTACGTGCTCAAGTATGATGATGGGACATACAGATACTCGCGGGAGATTCCCGTCAAGTTTGGGGTGAAGCTTGTAGGGGCCTCCCTTCAGTCGGACATGGTAAAGCTCGGGGAAGAGAACAGGGCCTATCTAACCCTCCTCTCGGAGAGAAACGTTAACCTGAATCTCACCGTGGAGACCTACAGAAACGGGACGTTGGTTGCAAGAGCCGTTGAACCCACCGTGATCGGAGGAGGTACGAACGTCATTGAGGTGAGCCTCCCGACCAACGTGTCCGGAGAGCTGACGTCCCTCATAGAGCTGACCTTTGATGGGAGGATTATCGGGGAGAGCAACGTTTCGTACAAAGTTCTCGCACCCCCCACTATAAAGGACGTAACCTATGAGAAAGTCTCCGACAATGAGGTCGTCTTCAAGATACTCATTGAGAACCCCAACTCCGAACCCTTCGAGGGACAGCTTTCCTACAGGATAGTGGCCAATGGGAGCGTTCTCTACAAGGACTCCCTGGGGAGCACAATAAAGCCCGGAATCAACGACATCTCCCTAAAGTTTCAGCTTCCGGTGGGACGGGCTGTTGGTTACGAATTTACGCTCAGCGCCATGGGTGAAACCAGCGTTTCCAAAGGGGAGCTGTATCTGGAACCTCCCGCTCCACCTACGACAACCACAACAACCACCACTACAACCGCATCAAATACCACGACAACAGCCTCCGCTGGAACATCGGCGGGCCTCTGGGTGGGGATCCTCGTAGTGGCCTTCCTCCTGCTGGTCGCCGGGGCGTTCTACTACAACACCCGCGAGGGTGGAAAATCCAGAAAACGCGTCCGGCCCAGGCCCAAGAGGCGCTCGCCCCTTGGGAGGTTTAAGAGGCCCAAGGAGCCCGAGTTCAGGGAGAACAGAGAACTTCCAAAGAAGAAGTGA
- a CDS encoding DMT family transporter translates to MNGRLKITTSMLIWGSVGIFARFSNLSGLGVAFFRVSLGAILLLSLLAGNKGWVLSLPSIVRTKWKPLVALGVSLALNWVFLFTAFSYTTIANAVLVYYMAPIIATLISWRFLGERMTLKRWLLIGTAFAGLILIMSGQDVDLGNRDFVGILLAAIAAFFYSLIPNLGRFLRDVDGKTLTFLQLAVASVVLAPFIAASGVGEPAWWAVFILVSVHTVLALFLYMDGLKEVEVNEAALLSYLDPMSAVIYAFLIFGEVPGVRTALGGALILLASLLDIKARGS, encoded by the coding sequence GTGAACGGAAGGCTGAAAATCACAACTTCAATGCTCATCTGGGGGAGCGTTGGAATATTCGCCCGCTTCTCAAACCTGTCCGGGCTAGGGGTTGCTTTCTTCAGGGTGTCGCTTGGGGCCATCCTGCTCCTGTCCCTCTTGGCGGGCAACAAAGGATGGGTCTTATCGCTTCCTTCCATAGTTAGAACCAAATGGAAGCCCCTCGTAGCCCTGGGAGTTTCCCTGGCCCTGAACTGGGTATTCCTCTTCACGGCGTTCAGCTACACCACCATAGCAAACGCGGTTCTCGTCTATTACATGGCCCCGATAATAGCGACCCTCATCTCGTGGAGGTTCCTTGGGGAGAGGATGACCCTGAAAAGGTGGCTCCTGATAGGGACCGCCTTTGCCGGGCTCATCCTGATAATGAGCGGGCAGGATGTCGACCTTGGAAACAGGGACTTCGTTGGAATTCTGCTGGCGGCGATAGCGGCCTTCTTCTATTCGCTGATTCCAAATCTCGGACGGTTTCTGCGCGATGTGGACGGAAAGACCCTGACCTTCCTCCAGCTCGCCGTAGCGTCGGTTGTTTTGGCCCCTTTTATTGCCGCATCGGGCGTTGGAGAGCCCGCCTGGTGGGCGGTTTTTATCCTCGTGAGCGTGCACACGGTACTGGCGCTCTTTCTGTACATGGACGGGCTGAAAGAGGTTGAGGTCAACGAGGCGGCTCTGCTGAGCTACCTCGACCCCATGAGCGCCGTGATCTATGCGTTTCTGATATTCGGGGAGGTTCCAGGGGTTAGAACCGCACTCGGAGGGGCCCTGATACTTCTGGCGTCCCTGCTGGATATTAAGGCGAGGGGGTCGTAG
- a CDS encoding DUF61 family protein, whose amino-acid sequence MPKAEDILNREIARVNLHLPANRPTLKQLLEEKEPRVRLRDGSYHHFRRSELEYLISLLDEGEEERLRIPIVLEISTLYRGYFRVRGRTEVKVIEKILGTYDILDEKIEGLYPRYLLPKIRKALPTTTTYAFITE is encoded by the coding sequence ATGCCAAAAGCCGAAGACATCCTGAACAGGGAGATAGCTCGGGTAAACCTTCACCTTCCGGCAAACAGGCCCACTCTAAAACAGCTGTTGGAGGAAAAGGAACCGAGGGTCAGGTTGCGCGATGGGAGCTATCACCACTTCAGACGTTCCGAGCTGGAGTATCTCATCTCACTCCTCGATGAGGGAGAAGAAGAACGTTTGAGGATACCGATAGTGCTTGAAATAAGCACGCTGTACCGGGGCTACTTCAGGGTGAGAGGGAGAACCGAGGTTAAGGTCATTGAGAAAATCCTCGGTACCTATGATATCCTGGATGAAAAAATAGAAGGGCTCTATCCGAGATATCTCCTTCCGAAAATCAGAAAAGCCCTCCCGACGACAACGACGTATGCGTTCATAACGGAGTGA
- the glnA gene encoding type I glutamate--ammonia ligase has translation MNSLSASEKGTALESRGVRFIQLIFVDINGVPKGMEVPIGRYDEAIEDGIAFDGSSIPGFEGIEDSDLIFKADPSTYAEIPWEGISRVYGYIHKGKKPYPADPRGVLRDTLQELEKAGFRAYIGPEPEFYLFKKNGSWELQIPDSGGYFDLVTLDKARELKREIALHMPALGLVPEVLHHEVGRAQHEIDFRYDEALRTADNIVSFKYIVKAISEMHGLYATFMPKPLYGFPGNGMHLHISLWKDGENAFIGDEGLSETALYFVGGILAHAKALTAVTNPTVNSYKRLVPGYEAPVYISWGYRNRSALIRVPAFWGNGARIEYRCPDPSANPYLAFAAILMAGLDGIRRKIEPDAYVEENVYEMGDSKRKSLGIDTLPESLGEALEELKKDRVVREALGGAYRNFLTYKESEWEGYLEYLGAKGLPEDTKKVTEWELERYFHV, from the coding sequence ATGAACAGTCTGAGCGCCTCAGAAAAGGGAACGGCCCTCGAATCCAGAGGGGTAAGATTCATCCAGCTTATCTTTGTTGATATAAACGGGGTTCCAAAAGGCATGGAAGTCCCCATAGGAAGATACGACGAGGCCATAGAAGACGGTATAGCCTTTGATGGCTCATCGATTCCGGGATTCGAAGGAATAGAAGACAGCGACTTGATATTCAAAGCGGACCCATCAACCTACGCGGAGATACCATGGGAAGGAATTTCAAGGGTCTATGGATATATACACAAAGGCAAAAAGCCCTATCCGGCCGACCCCAGAGGTGTCCTCAGGGATACCCTTCAGGAACTCGAAAAGGCCGGATTCAGGGCGTACATAGGACCGGAACCGGAGTTCTACCTCTTCAAGAAGAACGGTTCCTGGGAGCTTCAGATACCTGACAGCGGTGGTTATTTTGACCTTGTGACCCTAGACAAAGCTAGGGAGTTAAAGAGGGAGATAGCCCTCCACATGCCAGCCCTCGGCCTCGTTCCCGAGGTTCTCCACCACGAGGTCGGAAGGGCACAGCACGAGATAGACTTCCGCTATGATGAAGCCCTAAGGACGGCAGACAACATAGTCAGCTTCAAGTACATCGTAAAGGCCATATCGGAGATGCACGGACTCTACGCTACGTTCATGCCAAAGCCCCTCTACGGCTTTCCCGGAAACGGAATGCACCTCCACATAAGCCTCTGGAAGGACGGGGAGAACGCATTTATTGGTGATGAAGGGCTCAGCGAGACCGCACTTTACTTTGTAGGGGGTATACTCGCCCACGCAAAGGCCCTGACAGCAGTAACCAACCCCACTGTGAACAGCTACAAGCGTCTCGTTCCCGGTTACGAGGCCCCGGTATACATAAGCTGGGGCTACAGGAACAGGAGTGCACTGATAAGGGTTCCGGCCTTCTGGGGCAACGGGGCGAGGATTGAATACCGCTGTCCCGACCCGAGTGCCAACCCATACCTGGCATTTGCGGCGATACTGATGGCCGGGCTGGACGGAATAAGGAGAAAAATCGAGCCCGACGCGTATGTTGAGGAAAACGTCTACGAGATGGGCGATTCCAAGCGGAAAAGCCTGGGCATAGACACGCTACCCGAAAGCCTTGGCGAAGCCTTGGAGGAACTCAAGAAGGACAGGGTCGTCAGGGAAGCCCTGGGCGGTGCATACAGGAACTTCCTCACCTACAAGGAGAGTGAGTGGGAGGGGTATCTCGAATACCTGGGCGCTAAAGGTCTTCCCGAGGATACGAAGAAGGTAACTGAATGGGAGCTGGAGAGGTACTTCCACGTCTAA
- a CDS encoding ABC transporter ATP-binding protein, with protein MAEPILKVENLKKYFPIKRGFIDTIKGAPQKKVHAVDGISFEIYKQQVFALVGESGCGKSTTGKLIVKLLEPTDGRIYLEGKDVTNVKTKEEILDYRRHVQMIFQDPFSSMNPRFRIFDILEEPLLIHGIGETKAEREELIYKALEMVKITPPEDYVGRFPHMLSGGQRQRVAIARALILNPTFIVADEPVSMLDVSIRAEILELMKELKEKMGVTYLYITHDMSTARYFADWMAVMYLGRIVEMGPVEKVIDNPLHPYTRALLAAVPEPKPERRNIIKELPIRGEVPNAVDIPPGCRFHPRCIYAQKGLCDTKHPQLVEYEHNHWAECHLVGKY; from the coding sequence ATGGCGGAGCCGATACTCAAGGTTGAAAACCTCAAGAAGTACTTCCCGATCAAGAGGGGCTTCATCGACACGATCAAGGGCGCCCCCCAGAAAAAGGTTCACGCGGTGGACGGCATTAGCTTTGAGATATACAAGCAACAGGTCTTTGCCCTCGTTGGTGAGAGCGGGTGTGGTAAGTCCACCACAGGAAAGCTGATCGTTAAACTGCTGGAGCCCACCGACGGAAGGATATACCTAGAAGGCAAGGACGTGACCAACGTCAAGACCAAAGAGGAGATACTCGACTACAGAAGGCACGTTCAGATGATATTCCAGGACCCGTTCAGCTCAATGAACCCGAGGTTCAGGATATTTGACATCCTTGAGGAGCCGCTCCTCATCCACGGTATCGGTGAAACAAAGGCCGAGCGTGAGGAGCTCATCTACAAGGCCCTTGAGATGGTCAAGATAACCCCGCCCGAGGACTACGTCGGCAGGTTCCCGCACATGCTGTCCGGCGGTCAGAGACAGCGTGTCGCTATTGCAAGGGCCCTCATCCTGAACCCGACCTTCATCGTTGCCGACGAGCCGGTCTCGATGCTCGACGTGTCCATCCGTGCCGAGATCCTTGAGCTGATGAAGGAGCTCAAGGAGAAGATGGGTGTCACCTACCTCTACATCACCCACGACATGTCAACGGCAAGGTACTTCGCCGACTGGATGGCGGTCATGTACCTTGGAAGGATAGTCGAGATGGGTCCAGTCGAGAAGGTCATTGACAACCCGCTTCACCCCTACACCAGAGCGCTACTGGCGGCGGTTCCCGAGCCGAAGCCAGAAAGACGGAACATCATCAAGGAGCTGCCGATCAGGGGTGAGGTGCCCAACGCCGTCGACATACCACCCGGGTGCCGCTTCCACCCGAGGTGTATCTACGCCCAGAAGGGACTCTGCGACACCAAACACCCGCAGCTCGTCGAGTACGAGCACAACCACTGGGCCGAGTGCCACCTCGTTGGCAAGTACTGA
- a CDS encoding ABC transporter ATP-binding protein, producing the protein MARNVLEVKDLKMYYFTSKGVVKAVDNISFNLRKGEVLGLAGESGCGKSSLGFTLMGMPTPPGKIVSGSVKIDGREIVGLPEDVLRKEIRWQKISMIFQGAMNALNPVYTVGYQMTEPLILHKGMSKDEALDRAQKYLELVGLDPEIVYRYPHELSGGMKQRVIIATALLLEPDVVIADEPTTALDVVVQAQIINLMKKLKKELGLSMIFITHDLSILAEISDRVAIMYAGKIVEIGDSEKVYYEPAHPYTQKLLSAIPRLHEDVEKLEFIPGQPPNLINPPKGCRFHPRCPYAMQVCKEQEPELKEVDKDHYAACWLL; encoded by the coding sequence ATGGCTAGGAACGTACTCGAAGTTAAAGACCTCAAGATGTATTACTTCACCAGCAAGGGTGTCGTCAAGGCCGTCGACAACATCTCGTTCAACCTCAGGAAGGGTGAAGTGCTGGGACTTGCCGGTGAGAGCGGATGCGGCAAGTCCTCCCTTGGTTTTACCCTTATGGGAATGCCGACTCCGCCGGGCAAAATCGTCAGCGGTAGCGTGAAGATTGACGGAAGGGAAATAGTCGGTCTCCCGGAGGATGTCCTTAGGAAGGAGATACGCTGGCAGAAAATATCCATGATATTCCAGGGTGCAATGAACGCCCTCAACCCTGTCTATACCGTCGGATATCAGATGACCGAGCCGCTGATACTCCACAAGGGGATGAGCAAGGATGAGGCCCTCGACAGGGCCCAGAAGTACCTTGAGCTCGTCGGTCTCGACCCCGAGATAGTCTATCGCTACCCGCACGAGCTTTCAGGCGGTATGAAGCAGCGTGTCATCATCGCAACGGCCCTCCTCCTTGAGCCCGACGTTGTCATTGCCGACGAGCCGACGACGGCTCTCGACGTCGTTGTTCAGGCTCAGATCATCAACCTCATGAAGAAGCTGAAGAAGGAGCTTGGCCTTTCGATGATATTCATCACCCACGACCTCAGCATCCTCGCCGAGATCAGCGACCGCGTTGCCATCATGTACGCAGGTAAGATCGTTGAGATCGGAGACAGCGAAAAGGTCTACTACGAGCCGGCCCACCCGTACACCCAGAAGCTTCTCTCGGCAATACCGAGACTGCATGAAGACGTCGAGAAGCTGGAGTTCATTCCAGGACAGCCACCGAACCTCATCAACCCGCCCAAAGGATGCCGCTTCCACCCGAGGTGCCCCTATGCGATGCAGGTTTGTAAGGAGCAGGAACCCGAGCTGAAGGAAGTTGATAAGGATCACTATGCCGCATGCTGGCTGCTGTGA
- a CDS encoding EamA family transporter, with the protein MKRGYIFVFLAASMWGTLGIFAKYLDGFGLTPFTMVFYRVFFAIVLLSLYLRLRGVGFSLERSRLRFYALYGFFSIFLFYTLYFYTVTISSVSFAVLLLYTAPVYSIILGRLVFNEPLVREKVTALGMVMLGVLLVNWGDVQFSTKALLFGLLTGLTYALYGVLAKFAVRDDEPEKALFYTLLFGMLYLLPFTDFSVPSGAVPYLFALAFFPTFLGYILYNHALKEIEVSRASILATIEPVVAISLAFLLFGESLTAEQLIGAALIIGGSALVHLSEKEKMEEGIIGGVLEEVLEEVLEEVH; encoded by the coding sequence ATGAAACGAGGCTACATTTTCGTTTTTCTAGCTGCATCAATGTGGGGGACTCTGGGCATATTCGCCAAGTACCTTGACGGTTTTGGATTAACGCCCTTCACGATGGTGTTTTACCGGGTTTTTTTCGCCATAGTCCTCCTATCACTGTATCTTCGCCTCAGGGGCGTAGGTTTCTCCCTTGAGCGCTCCCGCCTCAGATTCTACGCCCTCTACGGTTTCTTCAGCATCTTCCTATTTTACACCCTCTACTTCTATACGGTAACGATATCGTCGGTTTCATTTGCCGTTCTGCTTCTCTACACCGCTCCGGTATATTCAATAATCCTGGGGAGACTGGTCTTCAACGAGCCGTTGGTGAGGGAGAAGGTCACCGCCCTGGGGATGGTGATGCTCGGCGTTCTCCTCGTGAACTGGGGGGATGTTCAGTTTTCCACGAAGGCTCTGCTCTTCGGCCTGCTAACGGGTTTAACCTACGCTCTTTACGGTGTTCTGGCGAAGTTCGCCGTTAGGGATGACGAACCCGAGAAGGCACTCTTCTACACGCTCCTCTTTGGCATGCTTTACCTTCTGCCCTTCACGGACTTCTCGGTGCCATCAGGCGCGGTTCCGTATCTGTTTGCTCTGGCGTTCTTCCCGACATTCCTGGGGTACATACTCTACAACCACGCCCTAAAGGAGATTGAGGTGAGCAGGGCCAGCATACTCGCCACGATTGAGCCTGTCGTGGCGATATCACTGGCGTTCCTTTTATTTGGTGAGTCCCTTACCGCTGAACAGCTGATTGGAGCGGCGCTCATAATTGGGGGTTCTGCCTTGGTGCATCTAAGTGAGAAAGAAAAGATGGAAGAGGGCATCATTGGAGGAGTGCTTGAGGAGGTGCTCGAAGAGGTGCTTGAAGAGGTTCATTAG